A genomic window from Equus quagga isolate Etosha38 unplaced genomic scaffold, UCLA_HA_Equagga_1.0 98147_RagTag, whole genome shotgun sequence includes:
- the LOC124234636 gene encoding olfactory receptor 4S1, translating to MDTKNNVTEFVLSGLFQKREMQHVCFVVFSLFHVLTILGNLLVIITINASKTLNAPMYFFLSHLFFTDMCYPSATTPKMIVDTFMEHKTISFNGCMTQLFSTHFFGGTEIFLLTAMAYDRYMAFCRPLHDTAIMNWQKCGLLAGASWVAGFLHSILQTLLTVQLPFCGPNEIDNFFCYVHPLLKLACADTYVVGLIVVANSGMISLVSFIILIISYMVILLNLRSQSSEGRRKALSTCGSHVVTVLLVLVPPMFMYIRPSTTLPADKLVILFNIVMPPLLNPLIYTLRNSEVKNAMRKLLP from the coding sequence GACACCAAGAACAACGTGACTGAATTTGTGTTATCTGGCCTTTTCCAGAAGAGGGAGATGCAGCATGTGTGCTTTGTGGTCTTCTCCCTATTCCATGTCCTCACCATCCTGGGGAACCTTCtggtcatcatcaccatcaatgCTAGCAAGACCCTGAATgctcccatgtatttcttcctcagcCACCTGTTTTTTACTGATATGTGCTATCCTTCCGCTACCACACCCAAGATGATTGTTGACACTTTCATGGAGCACAAGACAATCTCCTTCAATGGCTGCATGACCCAGCTATTTTCTACCCACTTCTTTGGTGGCACTGAAATTTTCCTCCTTACAGCCATGGCCTATGATCGCTACATGGCCTTCTGTAGGCCCCTGCACGACACAGCCATCATGAATTGGCAGAAGTGTGGCCTGCTGGCCGGGGCCTCCTGGGTGGCTGGctttctgcattccatcctgcaGACTCTCCTTACAGTCCAGCTGCCCTTTTGTGGGCCCAATGAGATTGACAACTTCTTCTGCTATGTTCATCCCCTTCTGAAGCTGGCCTGTGCAGACACCTATGTGGTGGGGCTCATTGTGGTGGCCAACAGTGGCATGATCTCTTTAGTGTCCTTCATCATCCTTATCATCTCCTACATGGTCATCTTACTGAACCTGAGAAGCCAGTCATCTGAGGGCCGGCGAAAGGCTCTGTCCACATGTGGTTCACACGTTGTCACTGTCCTTTTGGTCCTTGTGCCCCCCATGTTCATGTACATTCGTCCCTCTACCACCCTGCCTGCTGACAAACTTGTGATCCTCTTTAACATTGTCATGCCACCTTTGCTGAACCCTCTGATCTACACGTTGAGGAACAGTGAGGTGAAAAATGCCATGAGGAAACTGTTGCCATGA